The window gcattcatgttagatttttttatctttggatTGTGTTCCTCTTTAATCAAAATCTTGCCATGTTTCTAtacattcaaatattatttttccatgtTACAGGTACATTTGTGGGCAGAGTAATATCTGACAATATAGGAGCTGTGATTTCTGCTTTTAGGGCACAGGGATTGTGTTTTACATCTGTACACTATATTCGATTCAGCAATTTATTGCATTAGTTCTATTTGTTCACAAGGAGTTGTTCTTTACTATCTGTGTATAATGGACACCAGTGCCTCATATcttgatgaaaaaaacaaaatgaaacatacACCCAGTTGTActcctttataaaatgtttattttaatgacataCAGCAGTCACTGAGAGACACAATTTTTTCAACATACAAATCTAGATTTTTTTATACACGCCATGTAGAGGAAGTGAGTTCTttttgaaaaatgcaaatatcaataaccagaatacaatcatatacagaggtatgtatttattgtacatgtatttatttctgtctaAAGCAGTGGAGGGTTAAATACCTCAGTAGGTGATTTTTTGCTTTCCTCACCCTAAAAGGGAGATTTAACTTCATGTCCTAAAAATGTAACAAGAATTGAAAGGAAATCCTATCGcaatgaacaatatttttatcCCAGGAAATTGTCCTATTGGAGGATTTCCGCTCACGGAGTTAAATAATGAGaatgacacagacagcaaaaatgtgACAAAGAGGGACCCTTtcctactttattcaaaactaaaaaaaaacaaacaaaaaagttgcCTTTACATACCCTTTAAATGGGCACTGTCACGTGCCCATTACCACCCCCAACCCAAGAAGGTTCACTTAACAATCAGACTTCTCTAGGTCCCAGGCAGATGTTAGATTACGtttgctgaaaataatttttcGTGATGGCCTCCAGTGACGGGAGcctactgtgctctcctccattggacGTACAGCAGTCATTCCTCAATATGCCAGGGAAGATTAGTGAATAACTGCTGTGCCAGCCGCTAATTGGTGATTACAGCCACTgggatagaaaataaaaaaaatctttatacccAGCTGAGGGTCCAATGCTTCCCACAAAACAAAGTAATGTTTCGGCAGCACTCTACTACATGTGTGAGAACAAATCTCCATCCACAAGTAGGCTTTTGCAAGATCATAAATTTGAGCAATAATCATCATGACCAATTTCTCTAAGGCCAACTTCCAAAGTATCGCCATGTTTCCCATCTTTGTGCTTTTGTATATGGACGGCAGTTTTGGAGGTAGGATCCACCCAGCAAAATGCATTCAGAATCACAATTAATTGGGTGTTATCATAGTTGGATTCTTACAAGATCATTAGGATTTCATTATCACAGAAAATAGGTCAAAAACAcaaagttacagtaaccaatcaaaATGTTAGTCTACCATGGAACATTAACACCTGATTGGTTGCCATTGGtcatctttattattctttttcgACCCAATGTTCCCCATTGTGGTAGAAGCACCTAGAACATAACCAGGCGTGCATCAGTATATATGTTATGTTCCTATTTTAAGTagtataaggaaaagaaaaagcaggtAGTAAGCAAATAGGTCAGGCACTGCTTTAGgaaaataatgcaatgcaaagtaAACATTGTTATGTACCTAGACTTTCTACCTAATTTTCAGccacaatttttttccaaacacaTCTGCAATGTAACGTCAGACGCACAAGTATGTAAAGTCTCATATTACTGTATCTCCTACCAGCAAGGAGTAAGTGCAATGCACCCAGCATGATATAAAAATGGGGGCAGGGTTAAAGGTCAGTACCTGGTATGGGGTCcatattaaaaaatgcagaaaaggaaaaactaATGCGGCATTAAGAACAATTCTCTCCTGAAGCCTTTGTAGGGTGTTCGGCTCTCAAAAAAGGGGTTAGAGTTAGGcactttgtgtacttttttgtgGAAAGTGGAACCCCAGCCTTTCACCGATCATGTGTCGCCTACCtcttttaatgaaaagaaaatctttttccaACAAGCTGGTCTGGTTATGTTGGAACAAGATTATCCCAGTGGTAGCAAGGACATCTCGTGTTCTTCAAAGATAGGGCAGCGGTCATGTGATGTGTGGGTGTCGGGGGAGCACTGTTGGCCTGGACATCATCTGGGAACGTGCCCATTGGGGAAGGGACTTGTTAACGTAAGGCTGGAAACCGGAGGAATGTCATTGTTGTGACTGAAGAGGACCACCAAGGCCATTGCTATTGTGTGTGGAGAAAAAGGAGCTTTGTTTTGTAACACACAGGAGGTGGcaagaaccaaaattaaaaagtaaagccTGAAATCCCACTTTCATTTTTAAGACTCttggaaaaacaaatgtttattacctatttaaaagatatatttcAGTGCTCTCCCCAcctcccagcacttttcaataaccaccccgctgttttgggtagttactaaaaagttgggtcacaaaaaaTTGGCCACCATtcgcctacaacttcttcccacccagcttaaaaaaacggGGGAGAATACTGTATTTTCATCATAATTTTACAATCTTGTAAAATACTTTGGAACCTAAGGCTATAAAAGCAGCTCCTAGGTTCACAAAGTGGTTTTTGGTACTGTGGAAAATGTAGAGACCCCTGGCATAGTGACACCATAAGTGTAAAGGCCACCCCCGGCGGCTGTTACCAGCACTCCTTAATGGCTCCTGCCTTTGACCCTCCCAAAGTTAAGGTTGGACAACTAGGGTCTTTACTGCAATTTTTTTGAATCCCCCCTTTCTCTATCTAAGCCCAACATGTAGCAGTCAGGGATCACTAGATGTTCGATGGATGCTATTCTGTAACTGCCGTCTACTGTCAGACCTCATTTGATCTCCGAACTTCAACACTCACACTCATTTATAGGTAAGTCAGCAAAGTTATAATTAAACTGCAGTTTccagctaaaaataataaaaatgttaaattgaacATTTAGATAGAGTTTgatcaaatgtatatatttgatatgttaaagaaaacatttggaagTGTTGGTTTTACCGAAGCAGTACCCTTAAAATGTACCTTGTGTCTGGAATTCCTCCTGAGAAAAAGAGCAATTCTGGGTATCTGGAGGTACCTAGGCACTACGATTCTTTAGCTTTATAGCAATATATATCAGGTATAAGATCTAAGGCACTTCTGCTTCTGACAAATGGTCTCTGCAGATTTGAAGAGATTTGCTGCTCGTTGTTCTTGCTGAAAGCTCAGACATGAGAAGTAAACCCGTGtccttcataaatcaggcctatagtgtaGGACAAATCATGGTAAGAAAGTAATGGAAAAAGATCAGCTGTAGGTAGACCACAAGCAATATTAAAGGCTAGATGTTCCTCCTCCATCTGCTTTTTTCACAAGGTAATTTCCtcactaattttttttccctaccgACTTTACCAGATAAACAGATGAAGCCAAAAGCTCTGTATTGCACCAGCATGCAGCATTTTGATATGAATGAGCCACAGCCTAGACAGCTCCTGGAGCAGTGTTAGCCAACCTTTTTGGACgaacggaccactaaatttgccagctctggaccacgcatgcgggggagccgggtgtcactcaaggggaagaaacttcccccatagtaacGTCATGAAGTCAGAACCcacccaggctcagacctgcgatgggagagtaggggggttgtgttcagagacttccctgagcctgggattcgTACAGGGGCctcctcctgaccctgctcgggtgcgcaccggccagagccgctgaccaccaaaattttctcatggaccattGGTTGGCGACTTCTGCTCTGGACCATTACACATAATCTTagagatcagtgtttctcaaccagggggtTCTTCctcaggttgctaggggttcatggagcattgagcagtttgtaGCTCTTGGGCCAGCTTAACAGACaacaatggtctttttggctatctgtaagggtgacatttgtcCCAATGACTTCAACACTATTGTACTATgaaaataattatagtagggttcCCCCAATGTtgaaaaggccaagaaacacAGTCACAGACAATAAAGGCCTGCTCTGACAGATATCTCCAATGTAAACCCCCAGGGCGATTAGCCTAAGCTCTGACACAACAGGGGCAGCTGGCCAAGCTGCAAATTCAGTATAcaccccagaattttttaagctaggtggggaGAAGCTTCAGGCTGTATTGTGATGCAACATTTTGGTAACCAcccgaaaagtgctgggtggtgcacccagcaaaAAGTTGCTAGGGAgaacaccaatattttttaaatggactTAATATTAAGCCCATGTAGATGGGACACATCCTAAGCACCTTCATAaggatgactggttctctttaaggcTCCATTCGTACTAGTATACACAGAACTTTATTGTCACTGCAGGTAATATATTTCTTCCTGTAAGCAGCTGTTGTACATATTAGCACAGTACTTCAACACTGTACACACCACACATTTGTAATGCAAAAATCAGACACAACTAAAGAGCATTTTTATTGGTGAATGGTGGCTGAGGTTCTTTTGCTATAGCTTTGGCATAGTTATCCAAGTTACCGTCAAACCCTTATTGAAACTTCCAATAGATTCTGTGTCAActggcttttgtttgctttagttGGGATTTGTACTAAAAGAATGGAAAACCAGCTTAAAGCATGTCAACTGCAGGTCACCAACACCTGACATTGGCTTGTAAACGATCTCAGAAGCATCTGAAACTGATGCTATTAACCAAGCCCAACACCCATCATTGAGAAGACTTTATCCTCTTCTGATTTCATTTTAATTGCCCCTCCGATGACTTGTCCTGTTATATATAGAGCACCTGACGCTCCTCCTCCCCATTCCATTGTGTAGCTGGTCTGAAGGTCATCATTCCTGATCAACCGAAACATTAACGCATTCTCGGTTCAGGTGACAGTAACTGCAAAAGTGCACTTAGAATAATGTGTCTTGGCACAACTGTTTCCATATAAATGTTTAGTATACACAAAGCTCTCAGCTTAGCTGTGGAGGTTAATGAGTTTATGGCTAGTTATCATTCAACGGCTTCTCTTTGCAACCATATAGAAAAGGTTTCTTTGGAGAACCTCTCgacattaataaaatatgtttcacaCAACCCAAATTTTAGATACTGTACTTGAATTATACACACAATATTTACAAATTCAATCTTTCCCAATCCGGTCGGACCACCCTAACAGCAGGTAAAACTTGGGGCTAACTTCTTATTTACCTTCAACAAAATCACAAGCCCACATTTTCAATAAACACCCCAACGATTGaatgttttacatataaacaactatatatataaaaaaacaatttaatataaattacatgtcaccgtgcctgtttttttttccttcttcctccagGCCTGACATCAGAAAGGACGTTTGCAGATCACAATACTCCCTCAGATAGGAATATCATATCTGTTAAGGTTACAAAGGTGGTGGCAGCAATAACTTCTGCAGATCCAACATTCCCAATGCTAAATGGATCGGAACTAATAGAAAACCATCAATTGCAAAACGGCCTTCTTGGTGTATATAAAAGCACTTTGGTTTTAAACAGTTTGTAGGTCACAAGGCAACGAGAGAAGGTCAACTCAGTCCTTGTCTGGGAAGGCAAATTCCACAATCCTAAAGAAAGAAACATTAGCATTAGTATTGCATGGCAGCAagcaagttaaaaaagaaaaggaatgcagAAAAAATCAGcattaacaattaaaatattcCCCCTGGAActtctttttaagctgggtgatggcccctgtattgtgatccaacttttcagtaaacagccgggtggtttttgaaaggtgctgggtggtgcgcccagctaaaatgggctggagagaacacagaACTAATAATGTCCAGTTAGAATTACCAAAGAGATAATATGGGATTATTCAGAAATTGCTCAGATGGACCTTGTGGGGTCAGGATGGATTGGCAGCATAGACAACTGAAGTCCCATGCTCTGCCATCAGTGGCCCTTGGGTCCCCAAATACTCAGAATGTAAAGTAAGTTTCAAAGGCAAGAAAAACCAAAGCAATAAGATAAGGTTTTTTGAAAAAAGCCCATTCAATaagtattaaattcatacatataaataatacaaatggcATTAGTGATTCCTCACAGGGTAAATAACCGAAAAAGCTCCAGCCCAATTAGGTGGATGAGGAATTTGGACCAAATCAAATTTCAAAATCAGCATCTTAATAGAAATAGGGGGCCAAATGTCGCTccttccaacgcgtttcgcctattggcttatTAGCCGATATTGGAAATGATGAATACACTGGTTGAGCAGATTTCAGAGAACCAGGGTTATTTGGAGATGGAGGATACCTCTGTTGCAATGATAGGGTTCTTGGGGAAAGCCTGTGCTTGCTATGCCTGGTAATGCCGAGTGCTATATCGAGTAATGCAGCCATTATTCCATGAAATGTAAAAGTGACCTTATTGATCAATATCGAGATGAACAAGTTGATGTGAAATAGATATgaaactattttttacttttacaaatattatatttatataattttatggcATAGATTTTATAGTCCAGAAATAAGCAGATCAATCCCCACATTTCTAACATTATAAAAAGGTtttgtattatacaaaaaaataataatattatttatatatatatatatatatatatatatatatatatatatatatatatatatatatatatatatatataaaaattaactttttaattgTTGCAAAGGTTCCCTGATTGGATGATTGGATATGTATCATCAGAGGCTTTTCTATAATTtctcacacatgcacagggagatcggaacttttctttcttcatttgcAGGAAGAAACTCCTGATCTTGCCCCTGCTAAGTAAAAGTTTGGGTGACATGAGGAGAAACCcaaaaggggaaagaagatggctgtgcccgtCGTCCGTAAGAAAAGAAAGGCCGAGCCAGCACAGAACTCGCTAGGTTGGGTTTGTGCATTGATCAAGGGCTTTTCACtggtgaatttttaaaaattttaggtgAAAGTTGCGTTTCaagttacatacacacatttttttttcatctgaaccAACAGTTTGTGATTGGCTTAGCTAAAATCTAGCATCTGTTCTGCCCTCCCCAGACATCATATAGTGATCCTCTGTGCCAGTTACCATTGACttagcatgggggggggggagatgaatATTTTAGGCAACGCAGGCTCCTGCAAGCTGTATTTTATAAATGAGAGGTGCAGGCTGCGGTGTACATCTTAGAGGAGATCTACCCTATTAATAGGCCCCCATATTGCCCATTGATCAAGGAACCGCTagcaaccctagggttctacaggccactggctgagaaacactggtctatggcATCATATGTGAATCACAATCACTTTgccatttgttttactttttacctaaAGAGCATCTTCTTAATTCAGATCCTCTTCATCGTCATCATCTTCTTTAGCCCTGAAGTGGAGATTCCTTAATTCTCTTCTGCTCATGGAAGCATAGGATGTGGCCACAGGTGGGAAGTCCTGAACAACAGAAACATAATGACTTATGTAGATGGACTAcaattggtttccatttcatcttagaattaaattcaagcccctgtgctttgcctttaaatccctccacagttcttgtcccacctttctgaccttatagaaaaatactcccctagcctactccccttcactcctccaatgacctactaatgacttcctcactcataacctcatcacaccctccaatacttttctagagctgccctgactctctggaatgggctTACTCATCCTATCCAGCTTGCTCCTTctttccacatttttaaatagGCACTTAAAACCCACCTACCCGCCGTCTTCTATCCCCTAAACCCTCACcgcttacccaccattccatatctccccttccattgtgtgctgcttccccacctcttagattgtaagctcttctggcagggtcttttcctcctaCCGTGTCgcagtctgtcatttgaaactccttattaatgtacagcgctgcataatattttagcgctatatacatacaggtattaaaataataatataataatgatgcTTTTAACATACGCATcccttttcattttaatacagCGCTGCTTTTATACTCACCTTCTCTACCATATCCTGAAGACACACAGGTCAGTTCTCCAACGCAGGTCACCTCCTCGGTTGCATGACGCCCAGCATTGCTCAGATCATTTCCTTGGCGCGGATGTCATGGACACGCCCATTATCATGCTGGCTTGTGCCACCATCCTCATCCGGTCCTCTTCCAGGTGGCCAGGCAGGGATAAAGTAACTCAAATCCTGCATCCTAcaatgagcagctcagtgtactttaaaaaaagtttccaaaccTAAATCCATTACCCTTGAAAGATTTCCACCCACCTGCATAAGATCTGCATTTTCGAAGAACCTCCCGAGAGGCATGGGCTGGTTACTGTCTTCATCAATGAACGGGCTGTCTCCACAAACTCCTTTCTTTTCTGGATTTGTCAGGTCTGAAAACACCAAACTGTCCCTACTGTCATCAGACAGTCGGCGATAGGACGCACGATCGCTCCCATTGGACATCTGACGACTGGTCAGGCGGGAACTGACTTTCACCTTCGGGCACCTCCTGCTCCTCCCTCGATTGGCGGCTGCAGATTTGGCTCCTGTAGGTTTTTTGCTAGCGCGCCCCGTGTTCTGGTCTCTTGTACGGGTTTTAGAACGAGTCCCATTATTATCCACCTAGAAAATAAACGGTTAATTTACAAAGCTACCTAATACAGACCTAAAGCCAACTGAAAACTTATTTCATAAaaccgtgttctccccagccccttttagcagggtgcaccgcccagcacttttcagtaaccacccggctgtttttgggtggttactgaaaaattgggttaCAATATATATAGGAGCTGCCACCtgtctacagcttctttccacccagcaaAAATTTCTACGGAGCATACTGATAAAATTAGATTTTAGATTTCTCTGTTattctaaaacccataaaaaaaaaggctgagcaATAAAACAATGCAGCACCAAGAGCAAAGAAAGACAGATATTGTGATTTTATAATGAGCCAGTGTATTGCATAGACATTCAGCTCCATGTCTTGTATTATCATCAGCAGCAGCacagtagctcagtggttagcactctggcctttgcagtgctaggtcccaggttc of the Pyxicephalus adspersus chromosome 11, UCB_Pads_2.0, whole genome shotgun sequence genome contains:
- the C11H1orf174 gene encoding UPF0688 protein C1orf174 homolog; protein product: MKKRKLTEGVRCSARQKAKNHAAEQNSPDSEAETNKTAAKACTVDNNGTRSKTRTRDQNTGRASKKPTGAKSAAANRGRSRRCPKVKVSSRLTSRQMSNGSDRASYRRLSDDSRDSLVFSDLTNPEKKGVCGDSPFIDEDSNQPMPLGRFFENADLMQDFPPVATSYASMSRRELRNLHFRAKEDDDDEEDLN